The Devosia sp. YIM 151766 genome includes a region encoding these proteins:
- the greA gene encoding transcription elongation factor GreA, whose translation MDKIPMTVQGHQALSAEYEHRTQNERRRIINAISEARAHGDLSENAEYSAAKEQQSLNEGRIQELEAMLALAEIIDVTKLSGSKVKFGATVTFLDEDTEEEKVYQLVGDPEADASAGRISISSPIARAMIGKEEGDSFEVAAPGGSRSYEIVKVVYI comes from the coding sequence ATGGACAAGATTCCGATGACGGTTCAGGGGCACCAGGCCCTCAGCGCCGAATACGAGCACCGCACCCAGAACGAGCGCCGCCGGATCATCAATGCCATCTCCGAAGCCCGCGCCCATGGCGACCTTTCGGAAAACGCCGAATATTCCGCCGCCAAGGAGCAGCAGAGCCTCAATGAGGGCCGCATCCAGGAGCTGGAAGCCATGCTGGCGCTGGCCGAGATCATCGACGTCACCAAACTCAGCGGCAGCAAGGTCAAGTTCGGCGCCACCGTCACTTTCCTGGACGAGGACACCGAAGAGGAAAAGGTCTACCAGCTCGTGGGCGATCCGGAGGCCGACGCCTCGGCCGGCCGCATCTCCATTTCCTCGCCCATCGCCCGCGCCATGATCGGCAAGGAGGAAGGCGATTCGTTCGAAGTCGCAGCTCCGGGCGGCTCCAGAAGCTACGAGATCGTCAAGGTCGTCTATATCTGA